Genomic DNA from Pelosinus sp. UFO1:
AAGTAGACCAGATTCCGATAGCTGCACTTGCTTTGTACTACGAAAAAAAAGTTTGGTGTTAAGTTTCTCTTCCAGAAGTTTTATAGCTTGGCTAACAGCGGATTGGGAGATGTAGAGCTCGTTTGCGGCTGCCGAAAAGCTTAAGTATTTAGCAACGTAATAAAATACTTTATATAATTCAAAGTTAATATCCATATATAAGCTCTCCTAATGATTTATATTAAAATTATTAATTATTATAATCAATGATAGTATACTACAATAAGAATAGCAAGAGGATATAGGAGGTAGTAAAAATGCCACATCAAGTAAAACGAATTTTTGTTGAGAAACGTGTAGATTTCGCCGTAGAAGCAAAGGGTATGTATGCTGACCTTACTCAAAACCTTGGCATTAAAGGCTTAAAAAACGTACGTATAATTAATCGTTATGATATATCTGGCATTAGCGAGCAAGAATTTGCGGATGCAAAAAATAGTATTTTTTCAGAACCGCCAGTTGATGATGTATATGATGAAGTACTGTCAATCAATCAAGAGGATCACATTTTTGCGGTAGAATTTTTGCCTGGTCAGTATGACCAACGTGCTCATTGGGCGGCCCAATGTGTGCAAATACTTACGAAAACAGAAGATCTATCCATTCGTACTGCAAAAGTGATTGTACTACAAGGTAATATTGGAGAAGATGAGTTTGAAAAAATAAAAGCCTATAGTATTAATCCAGTAGAGGCTAGAGAAGCTCGATTAGACAAGCCTTTTAGTCTTGATCTGACCGTGGAGAGTCCAAGTAATGTAGCAGTTATTGAAGGCTTTACTAGTAAGACAACAGAAGAGTTGGCAATGATATTGGGGCATATGGGACTGGCAATGGGACTTGGGGATATTGCTTTTTGTCAACAATACTTTCGTGATGTTGAAAAACGCAATCCTACTATTACTGAAATAAAAGTATTAGATACCTATTGGTCCGATCACTGTCGTCATACAACTTTTTTTACGGAGATTGAAAAGGTAGACATCGAAAAAAGTCATTTTACTCAACCGATAGCCAAAGCGTATGAGCAATACCTCAAGGCTAGAGACGTGGTATATAAAGATAAGAAAAAAGATATTTGTTTAATGGATATTGCCATTATGGGCATGAAGGAATTACGGCAAGCGGGTTTGTTACCTGATTTGGACCAATCGGAGGAAATCAATGCTTGTAGTATTGTGGTTCCTGTAGATGTTGATGGTGTAGTAGAAGAGTGGTTAGTGATGTTTAAAAACGAAACTCATAATCATCCGACAGAAATTGAACCTTTTGGTGGTGCGGCTACTTGTCTTGGTGGAGCAATTCGCGATCCTCTGTCAGGCAGATCTTATGTATACCAAGCAATGCGTGTTACCGGTAGTGGTGACCCACGGGCTAAAGTAGAAGAAACTCTGGCTGGAAAACTGCCACAGCGAAAAATCACCTTAGGAGCAGCTGCAGGATATAGTTCCTATGGCAACCAAATTGGATTGGCGACAGGTCAGGTGGCAGAAATTTATCATGAGGGTTTTATCGCAAAAAGAATGGAAGTTGGTGCTGTCATTGCTGCTGCTCCTAAATCCAATGTTGTCCGTAAACAGCCTACAGAGGGAGATGTAGTTATTGTCTTAGGCGGCAGAACAGGTCGAGATGGTTGTGGTGGTGCTACTGGCTCATCCAAAGAACATACAGAAGAATCTCTAGCAACTTGCAGTGCTGAAGTGCAAAAGGGCAATCCGCCAACAGAACGGAAAATTCAACGGTTGTTTAGGCACCCTAAAGCAAGTGAAATGATTAAACGCTGCAATGACTTTGGGGCAGGTGGAGCATCTGTCGCCATAGGAGAATTGACAGATAGTCTCGTAATCGATCTTGATGCTCTGCCTAAAAAATATGCTGGGCTGGATGGTACGGAACTCGCTATTTCAGAATCTCAAGAGCGTATGGCAGTGGTTGTGGCTCCTGAAAATGTAGAAGATTTTATGAACTATGTAGCAGCAGAAAATTTAGAAGCCGCAGTAGTAGCCAAGGTAACAAATTCTGGGCGTCTTGTTATGTTGTGGCGAGGCCAGCCTATCGTAGATATTAGTCGTGACTTTTTAAATACCAATGGTGTTAAACAAAAAGTCGATGTACAAGTAATTGCACCGACAGAGGCTGATAATTTTTTTGCGAGTACTAGAAAAGATAGTGAAAATCTTGAAGCAGCCTGGTTGGACAATTTGCGTAACATCAATGTATGTAGTCAAAAAGGCCTTGTAGAAATGTTTGATAGTACCATTGGTGCAGGCACGATCTTGATGCCTTTCGGGGGAAAATATCAGGCAACACCAGCAGAAGGAATGGCAGGCAAAATTCCTGTTCTTCATGGTAGTACAAACACGGCGACTTTAATGACCTATGGCTTTGATCCGGAGTTATCATCATGGAGTCCCTTTCATGGTGCAGTGTATGCAG
This window encodes:
- a CDS encoding phosphoribosylformylglycinamidine synthase; the protein is MPHQVKRIFVEKRVDFAVEAKGMYADLTQNLGIKGLKNVRIINRYDISGISEQEFADAKNSIFSEPPVDDVYDEVLSINQEDHIFAVEFLPGQYDQRAHWAAQCVQILTKTEDLSIRTAKVIVLQGNIGEDEFEKIKAYSINPVEAREARLDKPFSLDLTVESPSNVAVIEGFTSKTTEELAMILGHMGLAMGLGDIAFCQQYFRDVEKRNPTITEIKVLDTYWSDHCRHTTFFTEIEKVDIEKSHFTQPIAKAYEQYLKARDVVYKDKKKDICLMDIAIMGMKELRQAGLLPDLDQSEEINACSIVVPVDVDGVVEEWLVMFKNETHNHPTEIEPFGGAATCLGGAIRDPLSGRSYVYQAMRVTGSGDPRAKVEETLAGKLPQRKITLGAAAGYSSYGNQIGLATGQVAEIYHEGFIAKRMEVGAVIAAAPKSNVVRKQPTEGDVVIVLGGRTGRDGCGGATGSSKEHTEESLATCSAEVQKGNPPTERKIQRLFRHPKASEMIKRCNDFGAGGASVAIGELTDSLVIDLDALPKKYAGLDGTELAISESQERMAVVVAPENVEDFMNYVAAENLEAAVVAKVTNSGRLVMLWRGQPIVDISRDFLNTNGVKQKVDVQVIAPTEADNFFASTRKDSENLEAAWLDNLRNINVCSQKGLVEMFDSTIGAGTILMPFGGKYQATPAEGMAGKIPVLHGSTNTATLMTYGFDPELSSWSPFHGAVYAVVEAVAKVVAMGGDYQKIRLTLQEYFERLGLDATKWGKPFSSLLGALHAQEQFGIPAIGGKDSMSGTFKELTVPPTLVAFAVNVVKADTVLSPEFKKPQSQVVLVPLVRDAFELPDFPVLCQGYDKINQLIKAGKVLAAHTVKMGGLAAAISKMSFGNRIGMNVTASLSPKELFGVEYGSLILEIPAGVDVQQAFGNITYKVLGQTQEKPVIEVNGHSIDIIKAQTAWEKPLAAVFPTEVESVSEKPKAELFASSPKKSKQSFAKPRIFLPVFPGTNCEYDSAKAFEVAGGNVDTMVIRNLTPAAVEDSIEEIVKRIKNSQIIMLPGGFSAGDEPDGSGKYIATMFRNPRIKEAVRNFLSEQDGLMLGICNGFQALIKLGLVPYGDIVDLTPNCPTLTYNQIGRHISCMVKTKVVSKLSPWFNNVELGDMHTIATSHGEGRFVAGSSLVNELRQKGQIAAQYVDEQGEPTYDIRYNPNGSVEAVEALTSPDGRILGKMGHSERIGNQVVKNVPGNKDQQLFAAGIEYFK